A window of Blautia argi genomic DNA:
TCCCTTTAAGCCATACATTCTGGGAATAGAAGGACCTGTAATATCTGCGTCCATAATTCCCACCTTATATCCCTGATATGCCATTTCATTGGCAAGAGATGCTGTGACAAAGGATTTTCCCACGCCGCCCTTTCCGCTGACTACACCGATAACCTTCTTAATTTTAGAATGTTCATTCAGTGTTTCTTTGGGGATACCGCCTCCTTTGGCGCTGCTGCAGCCAGCACAGCTTTCTTTGCTGCAGGTCTTGCTGTCACACTGTCTTTTTTCTTCACTCATGACTGTTCCTCCTGGTTTCTTTTCTGTATTTTCTATGAAAATTTATTTCATAAAACGGTCAATGGCTTTGTTTAATTCCTCCAGAGCCTCTGTATCTCCATGCTCAATGGCATCTACGATACAGTGTTCAATATGGTCCTGAAGAATCACTTTTCCGGTATTGTTAATGGCTGACTTTACGGCAGAAAGCTGTATCAGCACCTCGCTGCAGTCCCTGCCTTCCTCCACCATACGGCGAATAGATTCCAAATGGCCGATTGCGCGGGAAAGACGGTTTAACACTGCTTTTGTATGCGTATGACTATGGGTATGTCCGTGGCTGTGGCTGACTACAGTCCCGTCTTCCAGTACATGGGTATGCTCCTGATGTTTTTCCATATCCCTGTTCCTCCTTTCTCGCACTCTTCTCATTATATCAGACCTTCCTGAAAAAGCAATGTTTAAAACCCTTAAAAACGGGAAAAGGTATACCTCTGGTGAATGGCTGCGGTCATAACGTCAAAAACCACGCTGCCGTCCTCCTTATCTGTTCTTTCGATTTTAAGTTCTGCTTCATTTTTAAACTTTTCTTTTACATAAGCTTCCAAATCCGCCTGTTCTGGAAGCTCAATTTCTTCTATAAAAATATCTCGCATCTGATTTCCGGGACAAAGATTAAAGATCTCCCGAATCACCTCATATTCCTGCATTTCCTGCTCCTCCTGCTTTGTCATGTAATGTATAATGTAACCATTCTACCACACTTTCCCCCTCTTTTTGTAAAAAAAGTGAAAAAGAAATTGCCATTGCGCGAAATATATCGTATTATGTTATTTATCGAAAATACAGGAGGAATCGCAAATGCAGCTTTTAAAGGAACGCATTTTAAAAGACGGGATTGTAAAACCGGGGAATGTTTTGAAAGTAGACAGCTTTCTCAATCATCAAATGGATATTCCCCTTATTAACGAAATTGGAAAGGAATTTAAGCGGATTTATGCAGACGCGCCGATTACCAAAATTCTCACCATTGAGGCTTCCGGTATTGGTATTGCCTGTATCGCGGCTCAGTACTTTAACGTGCCTGTTGTTTTTGCAAAAAAATCACAGAGCCTGAATCTGGACGGCGAAATGTACTGTACAAAAATTGAATCCTTTACACATAAAAAGGTCTATGATGTTATTCTTTCCAAAAAATTCTTAAACGCAGATGACCATGTGCTGATTATTGACGATTTTCTTGCCAATGGCTGTGCCTTAAACGGACTGATTGAAATCGTCCGCAACTCCGGCGCAGTTTTGGAGGGAACCGGCATTGTAATTGAAAAAGGCTTTCAGCACGGGGGAGATTTATTAAGAGAAAAAGGTGTTCGTGTGGAATCACTTGCCATTATTGATTCCATGACTGATGATTCTCTGGTTTTCCGTGAGTAAGCTTTGAAAACTGATGAGGCTGCCGTATGAAGCCATGAGCAGGAATATTTTTATATTCTCGATATGCGCTTCATACGGCAGCCTTGTTTTTTCAAAAACTGGTATGGTCGATTAATTCAAAACTGGATATTTATTAAATACCAGTTTTGGATTATAGTAGTAAAAACAAATTTGAAGGGAGAATATTATGAAAACAAACACCAAAAAGCTGATTCTCACCGCACTTTTCGCTGCCCTTAGCTGCATAGCCACCATGTCTATCCGAATTCCAACCCCTGGCACCGGAGGATACATTCACCCCGGAGATGCCATTGTCATTCTCTCCGGAGTTCTTTTAGGCCCTGTATATGGCTTCCTTGCTGCCGGAATCGGTTCCTGCATGTCTGACCTTTTAGGCGGATATCTGGTCTATGCACCTGTAACCTTTCTTATAAAAGGACTGGTCGCTGCTTTTTCTGCCCTTGCATATCGAAAAATTGCCAAATCCGGCAAATATGCCTATGCAGGTATTGCAGTTGGAGGTATTCTGGATATCCTCCTTGTAGCAGGAGGATATTTCCTCTTTGAAGTTCTCCTCTATGGGCCAGGCGCTGCTGCCAGTGTTCCCGCAAACCTGATTCAGGGAACCGGCGGACTGATTCTGTCACTTCTTCTGTACCCGGTGCTTACCGCGGTTCCGGAAGTTCGGAAAATGCTGGCTCCAAAAGTATCCCATTAAGGGCGATCTTTTATCATCTGATAATAATTCAGTTCCTTATAGCCCAGACGGTCATAAAGTGCAATGGCTCTCTTGTTGCTGTAGGTAGCCTCCAGACGGAAGCGTTTTGCATCTGGATATTCCTTTTCCACCCATGCAAACACCTGGGTTCCATACCCTTTTCCTCTGGAGCTGCTCTTAAAGAACAGCTCGTCCAGCCAGATTACCATACCGCCTGCTTCATTGCTCCAGGTAATGGCTATCAGAAAATAACCTGCCACGCCGTTTTCGTCCTCCAGCATCAGGGTTCTGGAGTATTCCCGGCTTCGCAGACACTCCTGCAGAGTTCTCTCAAAATGTTCCTCCGGTATATCGTGATCACATGCCGGTCCTCCGTAAAATTCCTTTGCCATGGCAAAAAATTCCTGTCTGTCTTCCTCTTTTATATCTCTAATTGTCAGCATATCTTTTTTCCTTCCTGTTCTCTATTTTTCATTTAAACTATCCAAAAATGCAAATACCTGCTTCATCATTTCACAGTTCTCACCATGGGGACAGTTTCCATAATCGCAATCAATTCTGTCCAAAAAAAAGCATTCTTTATCCCGACAGAATTCTCCGATGGCAGTTCTTGCCATATCATAATTTTTACAGTATCCGTTGAAAAATTCTTCTCTGATTTCACTCATTTTTCTGTTTTCCTCTTAGTGTTTTTAAATCCACCTGACGCCCGTCCGGATGCCCGCCTGCCATATTTTCCACCCTGGAGTTATCCAGAAAGGAAGCGCGCATAATGGCATTGCTTCCGAATTTTTTTCGTATCTGGTCAACTGCCTGATCCATTTTTTCCATTTTTTCGTAGTCTGTGGTATCAAAAAGGCTGAGCTGTCTGCCCTTTTCTTCTCTGGATACCCGGCTGGTATGCACCCCTAAAAGACGTATGGGCGCACCGTCCCAAAGCTCATCAAACAGACGGCAGACTGCATGGTAAATCTCCTCCGTAAGATTAGTCGGCGCCTGCATCACACATTGATGGGATACAGTTTGCATCTCAAAATTCCGAATAGAAACAGACACAACCTCTGCCTTTATGCCGTCCTTTCTAAGACGGGAGGATACGGTTTCGCAAAGGGAAAGCAACACCATTTTTGCCGTACTTTCTTCTGTAACATCAGAGGCAACTGTGGTACTGTTGCTGTATCCCTTATTCTCCTGTACCTCACTCTCCACCAAAGAAGAATCCCTGCCATTGGCAAAATTCCAGATACTTTCCCCCTGTTTTTTCAGGTGATGCCGCAGCACTTCCACATCTGTATTTGCCAGTTCTCCAATGGTATAAATCCCCAGTTTTTTCAATATCTGCTCTGTGGCATGTCCTACAAACAGCAGATTTGACACTGGAAGCGGCCACATTTTTTTCTCAATGTCCTTCTGAAAAAGTGTGTGTACCTTGTCCGGTTTTTCAAAATCTGATGCCATTTTAGCCAGATATTTTTTATCGGAAATCCCAATATTTACTGTAAATCCCAGTTCCCTGCTGATACGGTTTTTCAGTTTATGGGCAAAAGCCACCGGCTCTCCGATAAGGGTATCCATGCCACTCATATCCATAAAGGCTTCGTCAATACTGTACTGCTCTACGTCCGGGCTGTATTCCCTTAAAATCTCCATAAATTTCTGAGAATACTGACGGTACATGGCATGGTGCGCCGGAACCACTGTAAGTCCGGGGCATTTTCTCAAGGCGTCTGTAAGCGGCTCCCCGGTACGCACGCCAAAGGCCTTTGCAGACAGGGATTTTGCCAGAATAATTCCTCGACGTTTGCTCTTATCGCCTCCCACTGCACTGGGAATTTCCCGCAAATCCACGGTTCCCTGCTGCTCCCGCAGGCGGTACACAGCCTCCCAGGATAAAAATGCACTGTTTACATCAACATGAAAAATCACTGTCCCCATATCTGCATTCCGCCTTTCCCTAAAATGCCAGCTTTTTCACTGCCCAGGCTGCCTTTAAAACCTCTTCCTCTGTATTAAACCAAGAAAAAGAAAACCTGAGCGTTCCCTGCTTTTCAGTTCCCAATGCCCGATGTATCAGAGGCGCACAGTGTATGCCTGCACGAACTGCAATCTCATATTCCTGCCAGAGCAAATCTCCCATTCCCTTGGAGTCATAATCCCGAATATTTAAGGAAACCACAGCCCCTCTTTGGGGAGTTTCAAAATCTCCGTAAACGGTAACACCCGGAATCTTTTTGACCTCTCTGTAAAAAATCCCGGTAAGAAAAGCCTCATGCTTCTGAATGTCCTCAATCCCTGTTTCTTTCAGAAAATCAAAGGCAGCAGACAGCCCTGCAATGCCATGTCCGTTTGCCGTACCAGCCTCCAGAACCTCCGGCATTTCCTGCGGGTGCTCCTTCTCAAAGGAACGGATTCCGCTTCCTCCCACTTTAAAAGGGGGCAGTATAAGTCCAGGTTTTATGCAGATTCCGCCTGTTCCCTGAGGGCCGAAAAGCCCCTTATGTCCGGTAAAACACAAAATATCTGCGCCCATTTCTTTCATATTTACGGGCATACAACCTGCACTCTGAGAAATATCAGCCAGCAGACGAATGTCTCTCTCCCAGCACAATTTACAAAGTTCTGATACAGGGAAAAGATTTCCCGTCACATTGGAAACATGGGTAACAAACACCCATGAGGTATTTGGTCTTATGGCCTTTTCTATCTCTTTTAAGGAAATTTTTCCCTGGCTGTCTGCTTTTACAATAGTCAGCTCTGCCCCTTCTTTTTCCTTTCGATACAGAGGACGAAGTACTGAATTGTGCTCTGCCTCTGTGACAATTATATGCATACCCGGCTTCACAATTCCCTGAATTGCCAGATTCAGCGCCTCTGTGGCATTCCCGGTAAATGCTACCTGAGAACTATCTGCTACTCCAAAAAAATCGGCCGCCTTTTCCCTTGCCCTATACAACTCTCTTGCTGCCTCCATCGCCGGTCCGTGCATGCCTCTGGCGCTGTTTCCCAGCCTCCCCATGGCATCAAAAACTGCCTGCTTCACCTGCAGAGGCTTCACAAGTGTTGTGGCTGCATTATCCAGATAAATCATGATTTTCCCCCTGCTTTTTTCACTTCCATATAGGTGCTTTTCTTCTCCAAAACCTTTCCGATAACCGCAAAAGGCGTCCTGATATCACTTTGCTTTAATGCCTTTAAAATCTCTTCTGCATAGGCTTCTTCCACACTTATCAGCAGTCCTCCTGATGTCTGCGGGTCAAAAATCAGATCCTCCTCAGCCTCACAGACACCCTCTCCAAAAAGGATATCCGGCTTTTGATACCGTTTGTTTCGATAGGTTCCTTCTGGCACCAAACCCATGGCCGCATAGGAAAGAGCCTCCGGCAAAACAGGAAGCCTGTTTACCCAGATTTCCAGTGTTGCCTCACTTGCCTTTGCAATTTCCAACCCATGTCCTGCCAGAGAAAATCCCGTCACATCCGTGCAGCAGTGAACCGGGAACTGTACAAGTACATCTCTGGCAGCTTTATTTAAGGAGGTCATACTCTCCACTGCTTTTTCTGCAGCAGCCTCAGAAGCCAGCTCTGCTTTCACTGCAGTATTGATAAGCCCAGTTCCCAAAGGCTTGGTAAGAATCAGCACATCTCCAGGCATTGCCCCCTTGTTTTTCCAGATTTTCTTCGGATGTACAAAGCCCGTAACTGCCATGCCGTATTTGGGTTCTTCATCATTAATGGAGTGTCCGCCTGCCAGAACTGCCCCGGCCTCCTTTACCTTATCTGCTCCGCCTGCCAGAATTTCTCCTAGGGTTTCCGCACCCAGACAGTTGGGATAAGCGACAATATTCAACGCCAGCTTCGGCTCTCCCCCCATGGCATAAATATCACTTAATGCATTGGCTGCTGCAATCTGTCCAAAGGTATATGCATCATCTGCCATGGGTGGAAAAAAGTCCAGAGTCTGAATCATAGCAAGATCTTCACTTATCTGATATACTGCCGCATCATCAGAGGTTTCCACTCCCACCAGCAGCCTTTCATCTGAAAACCGCGGCAGTTTTCCCACCACCTCCGAAAGAATCTGAGGAGAGAGCTTTGCCGCACAGCCGGCGCTTTTTGCAAATTGTGTTAAACGTATTTTTTCTTTTTCCATATTCTTATTCCAGTCCTATCTGTACTTCTACCGGACAGTGGTCAGAACCAAATACCTCTGTGTGGATAGCCGCGCTGAGCAGCCTGTCCTCCAGTCTTTTGGAGATGCAGAAATAGTCAATGCGCCAGCCTGCATTCTTTTCCCTTGCCTTGAAGCGGTAAGACCACCAGGAATAAATTCCTGTTTCCTCAGGATAAAAATAGCGGAAGGTATCTGTGAATCCACTGTCCAGAAATTCTGTGAATTTTCCTCTTTCTTCGTCTGTAAAACCTGCATTTTTCCGATTGGTTTTTGGATTTTTCAGGTCAATCTCCTGATGCGCCACGTTTAAATCTCCGCACATAACCACCGGCTTTTTCTCGTCCAGTTTCTTTAAATATGCCCGGAAATCATCTTCCCATTTCATACGATACTCAAGTCTTGCCAGTTCGCTTTGGGAGTTTGGCGTGTACACTGTTACCATATAAAAATTTTCATATTCCAGGGTAATGACGCGTCCCTCCTGATCATGCTCTTCAATTCCTATTCCGTAAGTGACCTGCAGAGGTTCTTTTTTTGTAAAAATGGCAGTTCCCGAATATCCCTTTTTCACCGCATAATTCCAGTAGCAAAAATACCCTTCCGGCGCAAAATCAATCTGTCCCTCCTGAAGCTTTGTTTCCTGAAGGCAAAAAAAATCAGCGTCCGCTTCTCTGAAATACTCGGTAAAGCCCTTTTGCACACAGGCGCGCAAACCATTTACATTCCACGAAATAAATTTCATTCTCTATCTCCTTTTCTTGTCTTTTTGCACATCTTTTATTTTATTATACACTATTTTTTCTCCCTTGCGAAGGGAAAAACTTTCCCCAAATTACTTTACGAATTCCAAAAACAGAGTATATAATAAGAAGTACATTAAAATTTCTTATGCAAAAAAGGAGAACTACAATGGGTGGAATATTTGGAGTAACTTCTAAATCAAGCTGTACTTTAGACTTATTTTTCGGCACAGACTATCATTCTCATCTGGGAACCAAACGCGGCGGTATGGCAGTATATGGGGAAAACGGCTTCAGCCGCTCTATCCACAATATTGAAAATACCCCGTTTCGTACCAAATTTGATGGAGATTTAGACGAGCTGGAAGGAAATGCCGGCATTGGCTGTATTTCCGACAATGAACCGCAGCCTCTTCTGGTACAGTCCCATCTGGGAAGCTTTGCCATTACAACTGTGGGAAAAATTAATAACATGGACGAGCTGGTGGATATTTCCTATAAAAACGGCTGTACACATTTCCTGGAAATGAGCGGCGGGTGTATCAATCCAACGGAAATGGTAGCGTCCTTAATTAACCAGCAGGCAACGATTGTAGACGGTATCCGATACGCACAGAGTCTGATCCAGGGTTCCATGACCCTCCTTGTTCTGACTCCAAAGGGGATTTATGCTGCCAGGGACCGTATGGGACGAACCCCTGTAATTATCGGCGAAAAAGACGGCGCACACTGCGCTTCCTTTGAAAGCTTTGCCTACTTAAATCTGGGCTACGAAACTCTGCGGGAATTAGGTCCCGGAGAGATTGTATTTCTGACTCCGGAAGGAGTGGAAACTGTTTCCGAGCCTTTAAATGAGATGAAAATCTGTTCTTTCTTATGGGTATATTACGGCTACCCTACTTCCACTTATGAAGGGGTAAACGTGGAAAATATGCGCTATGACTGCGGTAAAAAACTTGCCCAAAGAGATGCTCAGAGAGATGATGTAAACCCGGATCTTGTTGCCGGCGTTCCTGATTCCGGTATTGCCCATGCTATTGGCTATGCCAACGAATCCGGCATTCCGTTCTCCCGCCCATTTATTAAGTATACGCCAACCTGGCCTCGGTCCTTTATGCCCTCCCGCCAGGAGCAG
This region includes:
- a CDS encoding metal-sensing transcriptional repressor; its protein translation is MEKHQEHTHVLEDGTVVSHSHGHTHSHTHTKAVLNRLSRAIGHLESIRRMVEEGRDCSEVLIQLSAVKSAINNTGKVILQDHIEHCIVDAIEHGDTEALEELNKAIDRFMK
- a CDS encoding xanthine phosphoribosyltransferase, yielding MQLLKERILKDGIVKPGNVLKVDSFLNHQMDIPLINEIGKEFKRIYADAPITKILTIEASGIGIACIAAQYFNVPVVFAKKSQSLNLDGEMYCTKIESFTHKKVYDVILSKKFLNADDHVLIIDDFLANGCALNGLIEIVRNSGAVLEGTGIVIEKGFQHGGDLLREKGVRVESLAIIDSMTDDSLVFRE
- a CDS encoding ECF transporter S component; the protein is MKTNTKKLILTALFAALSCIATMSIRIPTPGTGGYIHPGDAIVILSGVLLGPVYGFLAAGIGSCMSDLLGGYLVYAPVTFLIKGLVAAFSALAYRKIAKSGKYAYAGIAVGGILDILLVAGGYFLFEVLLYGPGAAASVPANLIQGTGGLILSLLLYPVLTAVPEVRKMLAPKVSH
- a CDS encoding GNAT family N-acetyltransferase, translating into MLTIRDIKEEDRQEFFAMAKEFYGGPACDHDIPEEHFERTLQECLRSREYSRTLMLEDENGVAGYFLIAITWSNEAGGMVIWLDELFFKSSSRGKGYGTQVFAWVEKEYPDAKRFRLEATYSNKRAIALYDRLGYKELNYYQMIKDRP
- a CDS encoding ubiquinone biosynthesis protein UbiE: MSEIREEFFNGYCKNYDMARTAIGEFCRDKECFFLDRIDCDYGNCPHGENCEMMKQVFAFLDSLNEK
- a CDS encoding DNA polymerase Y family protein, which produces MGTVIFHVDVNSAFLSWEAVYRLREQQGTVDLREIPSAVGGDKSKRRGIILAKSLSAKAFGVRTGEPLTDALRKCPGLTVVPAHHAMYRQYSQKFMEILREYSPDVEQYSIDEAFMDMSGMDTLIGEPVAFAHKLKNRISRELGFTVNIGISDKKYLAKMASDFEKPDKVHTLFQKDIEKKMWPLPVSNLLFVGHATEQILKKLGIYTIGELANTDVEVLRHHLKKQGESIWNFANGRDSSLVESEVQENKGYSNSTTVASDVTEESTAKMVLLSLCETVSSRLRKDGIKAEVVSVSIRNFEMQTVSHQCVMQAPTNLTEEIYHAVCRLFDELWDGAPIRLLGVHTSRVSREEKGRQLSLFDTTDYEKMEKMDQAVDQIRKKFGSNAIMRASFLDNSRVENMAGGHPDGRQVDLKTLRGKQKNE
- a CDS encoding aminotransferase class V-fold PLP-dependent enzyme, with the translated sequence MIYLDNAATTLVKPLQVKQAVFDAMGRLGNSARGMHGPAMEAARELYRAREKAADFFGVADSSQVAFTGNATEALNLAIQGIVKPGMHIIVTEAEHNSVLRPLYRKEKEGAELTIVKADSQGKISLKEIEKAIRPNTSWVFVTHVSNVTGNLFPVSELCKLCWERDIRLLADISQSAGCMPVNMKEMGADILCFTGHKGLFGPQGTGGICIKPGLILPPFKVGGSGIRSFEKEHPQEMPEVLEAGTANGHGIAGLSAAFDFLKETGIEDIQKHEAFLTGIFYREVKKIPGVTVYGDFETPQRGAVVSLNIRDYDSKGMGDLLWQEYEIAVRAGIHCAPLIHRALGTEKQGTLRFSFSWFNTEEEVLKAAWAVKKLAF
- the selD gene encoding selenide, water dikinase SelD; the protein is MEKEKIRLTQFAKSAGCAAKLSPQILSEVVGKLPRFSDERLLVGVETSDDAAVYQISEDLAMIQTLDFFPPMADDAYTFGQIAAANALSDIYAMGGEPKLALNIVAYPNCLGAETLGEILAGGADKVKEAGAVLAGGHSINDEEPKYGMAVTGFVHPKKIWKNKGAMPGDVLILTKPLGTGLINTAVKAELASEAAAEKAVESMTSLNKAARDVLVQFPVHCCTDVTGFSLAGHGLEIAKASEATLEIWVNRLPVLPEALSYAAMGLVPEGTYRNKRYQKPDILFGEGVCEAEEDLIFDPQTSGGLLISVEEAYAEEILKALKQSDIRTPFAVIGKVLEKKSTYMEVKKAGGKS
- the xth gene encoding exodeoxyribonuclease III codes for the protein MKFISWNVNGLRACVQKGFTEYFREADADFFCLQETKLQEGQIDFAPEGYFCYWNYAVKKGYSGTAIFTKKEPLQVTYGIGIEEHDQEGRVITLEYENFYMVTVYTPNSQSELARLEYRMKWEDDFRAYLKKLDEKKPVVMCGDLNVAHQEIDLKNPKTNRKNAGFTDEERGKFTEFLDSGFTDTFRYFYPEETGIYSWWSYRFKAREKNAGWRIDYFCISKRLEDRLLSAAIHTEVFGSDHCPVEVQIGLE
- a CDS encoding amidophosphoribosyltransferase, whose protein sequence is MGGIFGVTSKSSCTLDLFFGTDYHSHLGTKRGGMAVYGENGFSRSIHNIENTPFRTKFDGDLDELEGNAGIGCISDNEPQPLLVQSHLGSFAITTVGKINNMDELVDISYKNGCTHFLEMSGGCINPTEMVASLINQQATIVDGIRYAQSLIQGSMTLLVLTPKGIYAARDRMGRTPVIIGEKDGAHCASFESFAYLNLGYETLRELGPGEIVFLTPEGVETVSEPLNEMKICSFLWVYYGYPTSTYEGVNVENMRYDCGKKLAQRDAQRDDVNPDLVAGVPDSGIAHAIGYANESGIPFSRPFIKYTPTWPRSFMPSRQEQRNLIAKMKLIPVEALIKNRNLLLIDDSIVRGTQLRETTEFLYNSGAKEVHIRPACPPLLFGCPFLNFSRSKSEMDLITRRIIAAREGENVSRQVLDTYADPDSQNYKEMLEEIGKQLNFTTLHFHRLDDLLASINIEPCKVCTYCFNGKK